From a region of the Salvelinus sp. IW2-2015 unplaced genomic scaffold, ASM291031v2 Un_scaffold1144, whole genome shotgun sequence genome:
- the LOC112069899 gene encoding CBY1-interacting BAR domain-containing protein 2 — protein MNTIFSRDRQIKSMELTVSHAEKYLGQFCSLLASYTRKTAKLRDQADMLVRQLNDFSNTEDPELRTCLKNLAEDLAMVQDYRQAEVERLESKVVTPLKAYGDIVENKRADLKRFNADRDRALKELQKLEKLQQKNPSDRQRISQAEVNAQKATNDAHRSTRQLEETISDFQRQKLEDIKRIFTDFITVEMVFHAKALEVYTHTFQNLDSMDIDKDLELFTGRIRVSDGPLDNHTLLPSSMAHQPSPPLGSSLKHTAESAKKSSSSILQRQRVVEEEEEDEEEEYESEIEAQQSRQSYASQYTQILRQKN, from the exons ATGAACACCATCTTCTCAAG agacagacagataaagagcATGGAGCTGACAGTGAGCCATGCGGAGAAGTACCTGGGTCAGTTCTGCAGCCTGCTGGCCTCTTACACCAGGAAGACAGCCAAGCTGAGGGACCAGGCTGACATGCTGGTCAGACAGCTCAATGACTTCTCGAATACTGAGGACCCAGAGCTCCGTACCTGTCTGAAAAACCTGGCTGAAGACCTGGCCATGGTGCAGGACTACCGCCAGGCGGAG GTAGAGAGGCTGGAGAGCAAAGTCGTCACTCCCCTCAAAGCCTACGGAGATATTGTTGAAAACAAGAGA GCGGATCTGAAGAGGTTCAATGCTGATCGGGACAGAGCGCTGAAAGAGCTGCAGAAACTGGAGAAACTCCAACAGAAGAATCCCTCTGATAGACAAAGAATT TCACAG GCAGAGGTGAATGCTCAGAAGGCGACCAACGATGCTCACCGCAGCACCAGACAACTGGAGGAGACCATCAGTGACTTCCAGAGACAGAAACTGGAGGACATCAAG AGGATCTTCACAGACTTCATCACAGTGGAGATGGTGTTCCATGCCAAGGCTCTTGAGgtctacacacacaccttccagaACCTGGACAGCATGGACATAGACAAGGACCTGgag CTGTTCACTGGGAGGATCAGGGTGTCTGACGGCCCTCTGGACAACCACACCCTGCTTCCCTCCTCTATGGCCCACCAGCCTAGTCCCCCCCTGGGCTCCAGCCTCAAACACACTGCTGAATCAGCCAAGAAG TCCAGTAGCAGCATCCTACAGCGCCAGAGGgttgtagaggaggaggaggaggatgaagaggaggagtatgAGTCAGAGATAGAGGCTCAGCAGAGCAGGCAATCCTACGCCTCTCAATACACCCAAATACTCAGACAGAAGAACTGA